One Tenebrio molitor chromosome 2, icTenMoli1.1, whole genome shotgun sequence genomic region harbors:
- the danr gene encoding protein distal antenna, giving the protein MSKSVKRSMRNFSAEGKLSAIQRVHDGESKASVARDIGVPESTLRGWCKNEAKIRYLSRQSSPDTDESMEPAEKQPRLDDSDDQPFNLSLRPSTSVYPANSQAPSTSMYTPNAQLATTSMYTPSSQSLYTPMDCSSNDLDSAPKTPQNLSIKTEIPKSTASQTTERERTRAELARMSVELGLNQPEMFTSNSANSSLADMTFKFNLLSQWHNVMLQYQHLTKKTATSASPGSSKQSSRSSKEQQLTEDYLCAWFKAQEALMVGQNRTNGISPAVATTSAPSTSNGVQNNALWAWYKELYNQPSTSTASTEKPILYQQLTKDAAEAGSSAAERPATSAACVNHNRGKSVLDNLLNINNNNNNNNNVTVEKNCDGDRLSDSEAVEHGDKFLKWLESSYSDPSVTALHIMQFRSLLNNVKNSVHRKNGDLQNKTKVKRK; this is encoded by the coding sequence ATGTCGAAGAGTGTGAAACGGTCCATGCGTAACTTCAGCGCCGAAGGGAAACTGAGCGCGATCCAGAGGGTCCACGACGGCGAGAGCAAGGCGTCGGTGGCGAGAGACATCGGCGTGCCGGAGTCGACCCTCCGGGGGTGGTGCAAGAACGAGGCCAAGATACGGTACCTCTCCCGGCAGTCGAGCCCCGACACCGACGAGTCCATGGAACCCGCCGAGAAGCAGCCCCGGCTCGACGACTCCGACGACCAACCCTTCAATCTCAGTCTGCGACCCTCCACCAGTGTTTACCCGGCCAACTCCCAGGCGCCCTCCACCAGCATGTACACCCCGAACGCGCAGCTCGCCACCACCAGTATGTACACCCCCAGTTCTCAGTCTCTTTACACCCCGATGGATTGCTCGTCGAACGACCTCGACAGCGCCCCCAAGACGCCCCAAAACTTGAGCATCAAGACCGAAATTCCCAAGTCGACGGCGTCGCAAACCACCGAGAGAGAGCGCACCAGGGCCGAACTGGCGAGAATGAGCGTCGAGCTGGGGCTCAACCAGCCGGAGATGTTCACGTCGAACTCTGCGAATTCGAGTCTGGCCGACATGACCTTCAAGTTCAACCTGCTGAGTCAATGGCACAACGTCATGCTGCAGTACCAGCACCTGACGAAGAAGACGGCGACGTCCGCGAGTCCCGGAAGTTCGAAGCAGAGTTCGCGCTCCTCCAAGGAACAACAGCTGACGGAGGACTATTTGTGCGCCTGGTTCAAGGCGCAGGAAGCGCTGATGGTGGGCCAGAACCGCACCAACGGGATCTCGCCGGCGGTGGCCACGACCTCCGCGCCCAGCACCTCCAACGGGGTCCAGAACAACGCGCTCTGGGCCTGGTACAAGGAGTTGTACAATCAGCCTAGCACGTCGACGGCGTCGACCGAAAAACCCATTCTCTACCAGCAACTGACGAAAGACGCCGCCGAAGCGGGGAGCTCGGCGGCGGAGAGACCCGCCACGAGCGCCGCCTGCGTCAACCACAACAGAGGAAAGTCCGTGTTGGATAATTTGCTGAacattaacaacaacaacaacaacaataacaacGTGACGGTGGAAAAGAACTGCGACGGGGATCGGTTGAGCGACAGCGAAGCCGTCGAACACGGCGACAAGTTCTTGAAGTGGTTGGAGTCGTCGTACAGCGACCCTTCGGTGACGGCGCTGCACATAATGCAGTTCAGGTCGTTGCTGAACAACGTGAAGAACAGCGTTCACAGGAAGAATGGTGATTTGCAAAACAAAACCAAAGTCAAAAGAAAGTGA